One stretch of Agelaius phoeniceus isolate bAgePho1 chromosome W unlocalized genomic scaffold, bAgePho1.hap1 SUPER_W_unloc_2, whole genome shotgun sequence DNA includes these proteins:
- the LOC143692583 gene encoding olfactory receptor 14A16-like, with protein sequence MSNSSSIRHFLLLALADTRQLQLLHFCLLLGISLAALLGNGLIISAVACGHHLHTPMFFFLLNLALSDLGSICTTVPKAMHNSLWDTSNISYTACAAQVFLVFFFLGTELYLLTIMCYDRYVSICKPLHYGTLLGSRACAHMAAAAWASAFLNALMHTANTFSLPLCHGNALGQFFCEIPQILKLSCSKSYLRELGLIAVSVCLAFGCFVFIVFSYVQIFRVVLRIPSEQGRHKAFSTCLPHLVVVTLFLSTSFFSYLKPPSLSSPSLDLALSVLYSVVTPALNPLIYSLRNQELKAAVWRLIPGWFQKH encoded by the coding sequence atgtcgaacagcagctccatcaggcacttcctgctgctggcattggcagacacgcggcagctgcagctcctgcacttctgcctcttgctgggcatctccctggctgccctcctgggcaacggcctcatcatcagcgccgtagcctgcggccaccacctgcacacgcccatgttcttcttcctgctcaacctggccctcagcgacctgggctccatctgcaccactgtccccaaagccatgcacaattccctctgggacaccagcaacatctcctacactgcatgtgctgcacaggtctttctggttttcttcttccttggaACAGAGTTGTAtctgctgaccatcatgtgctatgaccgctacgtgtccatctgcaaacccctgcactacgggaccctcctgggcagcagagcttgtgctcacatggcagcagctgcctgggccagtgcctttctcaatgctctcatgcacacggccaatacattttccctgcccctgtgccatggcaatgccctgggccagttcttctgtgaaatcccacagatcctcaagctctcctgctccaaatcctatctcagggaacttgggctcatTGCTGTTAGTGTGTGTTTagcatttggctgttttgtattcattgttttctcctatgtgcagatcttcagggtcgtgctgaggatcccctctgagcagggacggcacaaagccttttccacctgcctccctcacctggttGTGGTCACCCTGTTCCTCAGTACCTCATTTTTTAGCTACCTGAAGCCCCCTTCCCTGTCCTCCCcctccctggatctggccctgtcagttctgtactcagtggtgactccagccctgaaccccctcatctacagcctgaggaaccaggagctcaaggctgcagtgtggagactgatacctggatggtttcagaaacattaa